In Triticum aestivum cultivar Chinese Spring chromosome 5B, IWGSC CS RefSeq v2.1, whole genome shotgun sequence, the following proteins share a genomic window:
- the LOC123110933 gene encoding GDP-L-galactose phosphorylase 2 produces the protein MKLTIKRVPTVVSNYQEDAGERPRGGCGRNCLGHCCLPVSELPVYAFKANPTKLPLQEDAVPTDFFINLLLGQWEDRMTQGLFRYDVTACETKVIPGNLGFVAQLNEGRHLKKRPTEFRVDRVLQPFDSAKFNFTKVGQEEVLFQFENSGSDDSYFLRSAAVTVADRAPNVVAINVSPIEYGHVLLIPRVLDHLPQRIDQESFLLALHMAAEAASPYFRLGYNSLGAFATINHLHFQAYYLTVPFPVEKAATQRIPLAEGGIKSGVKVSKLMNYPVRGLVFEKGYTLNDLANVVSSACIWLQDNNVPYNVLISDSGRKIFLFPQCYAEKQALGDVSQELLDTQVNPAVWEISGHIVLKRRDDYEEASEASAWRLLAVVSLSEARFEEVKAYIFDAACLVQSQVEEEIDDAIYAPVPVGPSAVGEGCLVIP, from the exons ATGAAGCTGACGATTAAGAGGGTACCCACCGTCGTGTCCAACTACCAGGAAGACGCTGGCGAGCGGCCACGCGGAGGGTGTGGGAGGAACTGCCTCGGACATTGCTGCCTGCCTG TTTCTGAGCTTCCTGTCTATGCTTTCAAGGCGAATCCAACAAAGCTGCCTTTACAGGAGGATGCTGTTCCTACTGATTTCTTCATCAATCTCCTCCTTGGGCAG TGGGAGGACAGGATGACCCAAGGCTTATTTCGATATGATGTCACTGCATGTGAGACCAAGGTGATCCCTGGCAACCTTGGTTTCGTTGCCCAACTAAATGAAGGGCGCCACCTCAAGAAACGTCCTACAGAGTTCCGTGTGGATCGTGTGCTTCAACCATTTGACTCTGCCAAGTTCAATTTCACCAAAGTTGGCCAGGAGGAGGTGCTCTTCCAATTTGAGAACAGTGGTAGTGATGACAGCTACTTCCTGAGGAGTGCCGCAGTCACTGTTGCTGATCGTGCTCCTAATGTTGTGGCAATCAAT GTGAGCCCAATTGAATATGGCCATGTTCTTCTTATTCCCCGGGTCCTGGACCATCTGCCTCAGAGGATTGACCAAGAGAGCTTCTTGCTAGCACTGCACATGGCGGCTGAGGCAGCTAGCCCATACTTCAGGCTTGGTTACAATAGTTTGGGTGCCTTTGCAACTATCAACCACCTCCACTTTCAG GCATACTACTTGACAGTGCCTTTTCCTGTCGAGAAGGCAGCTACCCAGAGGATTCCCCTTGCTGAGGGCGGGATAAAGAGTGGAGTGAAGGTGTCGAAGCTAATGAACTACCCCGTGAGAGGGCTGGTTTTTGAGAAAGGCTACACCCTGAATGATCTGGCCAATGTGGTTTCCAGTGCTTGCATTTGGCTGCAGGACAACAATGTGCCTTACAATGTGCTCATTTCAGACTCTGGCAGGAAGATCTTCCTCTTTCCCCAG TGCTATGCTGAGAAGCAGGCTCTGGGCGATGTGAGTCAGGAACTGCTGGACACACAGGTGAACCCTGCTGTTTGGGAGATCAGTGGCCACATTGTACTGAAACGTAGGGATGACTACGAGGAGGCATCAGAAGCTTCGGCATGGAGACTCCTCGCCGTGGTCTCTCTGTCGGAAGCACGCTTTGAGGAAGTGAAGGCCTACATCTTTGATGCTGCTTGTTTGGTTCAGTCCCAGGTGGAGGAGGAAATTGATGATGCCATTTATGCACCTGTCCCGGTTGGCCCTTCAGCTGTTGGGGAGGGCTGCCTCGTAATTCCGTGA